Genomic window (Ureibacillus composti):
GCACGAAATGTGAGGTACTATATTCGGATGATAAAAAAAATTCCGCTAAAATTCTATTTCATGTCCATCATTTTAGTGACTTCAATCTTAGTCATCTCAAGCTTTGTTAGTGATGTTAGAAATTCTACTATTGCAATGGCTAGTGACTTATTTAAAGACTCAGAATGGTTTTTTTTAGATAATAAAAAAATGAAGGTCGAGCAAATAACAGAAGATGAAACTCCTTTATTCATTCAAACTGAAGAAAAAATAGAGAATAAGGGAAAGGATACTGTCACATATGGTACGGCAACAGATACGATTTATCGTTATGAAATTGGAGGTTCACGAGGGGCAAATCTAGATGTCACGGTTAGAAAATTTACCAATGGGGATGAATTTGTCTCTTCGACATTGGATAATCCATCAAAAAAAGAAATTACGGTCAACCTTTTTCAAATTGAGTATAATTCATCGAAGTTTCAACTTTATCGATTCGATCGTTACCCAATAAAGAAAAACCCTGACGATAAAGAAAACTATAATTTATCTACTTATCCTACTGGTTTATTACGTATGGAAAATAGTGAGGGGCTTGTAGGTGAACGAATGGTTGGACAAGCATATCGTTCCAAAGAATTGGAACAGCGCTATGATGATGGTGGCGAAAGTGTTATGCGCGAACTGCTCGCAGAAGAAGAAGCCATTTCTTTATATTCAAAGGGACAGGATTTATATGTCTTTTATACATTAGCCTCAAAAGGGAAAGACATCGTTGATACTTGGTATATGGATTCAGATGAAAAGCTTTTCCGTTCAGATGAAAATATGAACAATTGGATGATAGAATCTGCTTCCAACTATAAAAAACGAAACAAGTGGTATACAGCAGAAGGTCCTTATAATCGGATGGTAAGCTCGACTGAACCAATGCCAGAGTCTTATCAAGGGTTTGGGAGAAACTTGTTGTTAGTAAAAGAAAATAGGGCATTAGAGCTTTTTGAAAAGCAAGGCGATCGA
Coding sequences:
- a CDS encoding S-layer homology domain-containing protein gives rise to the protein MIKKIPLKFYFMSIILVTSILVISSFVSDVRNSTIAMASDLFKDSEWFFLDNKKMKVEQITEDETPLFIQTEEKIENKGKDTVTYGTATDTIYRYEIGGSRGANLDVTVRKFTNGDEFVSSTLDNPSKKEITVNLFQIEYNSSKFQLYRFDRYPIKKNPDDKENYNLSTYPTGLLRMENSEGLVGERMVGQAYRSKELEQRYDDGGESVMRELLAEEEAISLYSKGQDLYVFYTLASKGKDIVDTWYMDSDEKLFRSDENMNNWMIESASNYKKRNKWYTAEGPYNRMVSSTEPMPESYQGFGRNLLLVKENRALELFEKQGDRYFENLINNSFVNLEKFKGDQTYWETEVTSTYLKDLYGITAPFIDTRFNEQIALFYYNVGEKLKVPDYKKPLRNYADLLVSQKKQGNIIPVDQDSYYISDYFPVVEEQNQKTHSSMNHVLGGMNLLLIAYQEFNDPIYLETAKAIQTAIGKERDKWIRPNGDLWYKVDKDGNFVGEDYQHLTLEDLINSYRLWSEIDKSFLPVVEELIASKSGYLSVNNFGYTEEIKNGLEELNLTQYLPSGPMHMDAL